Genomic segment of bacterium:
GGGTGATACCGTGCGCTGGGTGAAGACTGCCGGATTTCATAATGTCCGCGAGTCGGGTGGAACACCAGATACGGTCTTCTACAGCGGTGCTCCGACCGGCAGCAACTTTACGTATAACTTCGCGTTCAATGCGCCGCTGTCCGGTGTCTACAACTATCGCTGTGATCTGCATTTCGGCTCAGGCATGGTGGGCTCTGTCACGGTGAACGCACCCCCGCCCTGTCTCGAACCTGCTCAGCTCACCATACTATGGGAAGCCGATGATCAAGTGAGGCTCAATTGGAACGCGCCGCAAATCGGGACCTATCACGTTTACTCAACTGCCGATGCTGCACTCGCAACAACTCCACCCGGCCCGGGCTGGACGCTGGCAGATACTGTGGATGTGGCCGCAGTTGGACAGGCTACCACGGTTCTCACCGGGCTAAGCGAAAAACTCTTCTTCGTTGTGCTTCAAGACTGCACACCGTGAACATCTTCCGCTTTACAGTCAAAGGCCGCACATGTCGTGCGGCCTTTTTTCATTCATCCCGTAAACTCTTCAGCGTTTCGATACTTGATGGAGTGTCTTCATCCGGCAGCTCCGTCGTTCCCGGCAATCCCTCAAACCTCGGGTCTGTGGCAAGCAGCTTGAATCCCGATAAGCCAATGAAACCTTTGCCGATGGCCGCGTGCCGGTCGCGATGCTGTCCCAACTCAAATTTCGAATCGTTAAGATGAAACGCGCGCAGATACCTTAACCCGATTCTTTCTTCGAACTCTTTCCAAGTGGCCGCATACGTCTCCGGTGTCCGGAAATCATAGCCCGCCGCAAAGATGTGGCAGGTATCTACACACACTCCCATCCGGTCGTCTTGATTGCATTCACGTATCAGGTATCCCAGATGCTCGAACTTCGCTCCCAAATCTCCCCCCTGTCCCGCTGTCGTCTCCAGTAAGATTCCCACTCCCATTTCTTCCGTTCGCGCAAGCACTTCTTTAAGCGATTTCGCGCACGCCTCCAATCCGCGCTCTTCACCCGAACCTTTAT
This window contains:
- a CDS encoding deoxyribonuclease IV; amino-acid sequence: MLFGAHTSTAGGLHKAFEWGTEFGCESIQIFTKSQLQWKGKEIEPEAIIHWFEAWEEAGEPPVFVHDSYLINLSSPEEELRRKSVDGFVDELERAALLGIPWVNTHPGSHKGSGEERGLEACAKSLKEVLARTEEMGVGILLETTAGQGGDLGAKFEHLGYLIRECNQDDRMGVCVDTCHIFAAGYDFRTPETYAATWKEFEERIGLRYLRAFHLNDSKFELGQHRDRHAAIGKGFIGLSGFKLLATDPRFEGLPGTTELPDEDTPSSIETLKSLRDE